Proteins from one Enoplosus armatus isolate fEnoArm2 chromosome 4, fEnoArm2.hap1, whole genome shotgun sequence genomic window:
- the vamp5 gene encoding vesicle-associated membrane protein 5, translating into MENGKSRLQQAQEDVEEVKVIMLDNLNKADERSGKLDDLEDRADVLLEKSKTFEKTANQVKQKKMWENKKMKGVFIGVGAVVMIVIVGLIIFAIFG; encoded by the exons ATG GAGAATGGGAAGAGCCGCCTGCAGCAGGCCCAGGAGGacgtggaggaggtgaaggtcATCATGCTGGACAACCTGAACAAGGCTGATGAGAGATCTGGCAAACTTGACGACCTGGAGGACAGGGCTGATGTGCTGCTGGAAAAG AGTAAAACCTTTGAGAAGACCGCCAACCAGgtgaagcagaagaaaatgtggGAGAACAAGAAGATGAAAGGGGTGTTTATTGGCGTCGGAGCGGTGGTGATGATCGTCATTGTCGGACTAATAATCTTTGCCATTTTTGGATAG